GGAAATTAAGCGCCACTGATTAGCCTCAGATACAGGAGGAACCAAAGTGGATGCTGCGCCAAGGTTATGATATTCTGCAAAATCATCATTGAAGGTATTGGCCCTGGCAGTAGCCGTTTCATAGTCAGACTGCTGGTAGGTATAACCCAATAACGCATTTAGTTGATGTACTTCTCCAAATTGTTTATCATAGGTTAGGGTGTTTTCATTAAGCCAATTGATAGTTTGGGAGGAAGCAACAGAAGCACTGCCACCGAGGGTAGCGCCGGCGATGACCAACCGTGATATATAGGAACTTGTTTTGTTCGCTTGTAAGTCTGCACCTAAAGTGCTTCTAAATTTCAGGTCATCGGTAATTCGAAATTCAGCATAGGAATTCGCCAAAAAGCGGATGAGTGCATTCTTATTGGTGAATTCCTGTGTCATAGCATAGGGATTATCGGCCTGTAAGCCATTGAGCGGTCCTGAATTATTATAGTAGGAACCATCTTCATTGAATACGGGAAAAGTAGGAGAATAATTCAGGGCCGAGGGTATGATACTCCCATAAGACGTGTTACCATCTACTTCTGTACGGGCATTGTTGCCGTGAGTATACACTCCCTGGGCAGATAACCCAACTTTTAGGCGAGAGGAGACATCACTGTCTAGATTAGCCCGTAATGAATAACGATTGAAGTCGGAATTATGGACAATCCCTTCCTGTCCATAGTAGCCAAGCGATATGGCGTACCTGGTTTTGTCAGAACCTCCCATGGCACTTAACTGATGATCTTGTATGGGGGCCGTTCGTAAGATCACGTCTTGCCAGTCAGTACCAACCCCCAAGGAGGAAGGAAGCGGTCTTTCCGAACTACTGCCATCAAAATAGGGTGCAGATCCGTTGTTTATATAAGCGTCGTTCACAAACTCGGCAAATTGCTGTGCATTTAGCAATGGGATTTTGCGACGAACGGATTGTTGACCATAATAGCCGTCGTAAGTGATAATCGACTGCCCCGCTTTACCACGGCGCGTAGTAACCAAGATCACGCCATTGGAGCCTCTTGAACCATAGATGGCAGTGGCTGAGGCATCTTTTAGTACTTCCATGGATTCGATATCGTTAATATTGATTGAATTTAGATTGCCAGTTGGAAAACCATCAATAACATATAGTGGCTCATTCCCGGCGTTTACAGAACCTGTTCCACGGATCCGAACGGTGGTTGCACCGCCTGGACGGGCAGAATTTGTGGTAACATTGACGCCTGCTACACGCCCTTGCATGGCGCGATCTAAAGCAACAATGGGAGTAGCCTGTATGTCTTTTTCACCCACCGTAGAAACAGCTCCTGTGAGATCTCCTCTTTTTACGGAGCCGTACCCAACCACTACCACTTCATCCAAAGCCGATTCGTGTTCTATCAAAGTCATATTAATCTGTGTTCGGTTATTGATGGTTTCTTCTACTCGCTGGTAGCCCGTGTATGAAAATACCAAGGTGTTACCACTTGTTACTTTAAGGGTATAATATCCATCTTTATCGGTGGCTGTACCTATTTTAGGTTGATCCTTTACGATCACAGATACCCCTTCCAAAGGATCACCTTGTTGATCTAAAACTCTTCCTTCTATGATTAGTTGTTGGAGGTTATAACTTGTATATATGTTTGAGGGAGGAATAGCCTCTTTTAGTTTGATAACGATGGTTTCATCTTCTCTAGAAACAATGTCAATTTGGAGTGGCGCAAAACACTGAGCCAAAACTTTCTCAATAGGTTCCCTCTTGACATTTAAAGTAACCTTGGGGAGTTCACGTATCAAATCGGCGTTGTAGATGAAATCGTAACCACTGATTTTACTAAGCTTGAGCAAAACGGCTTTAACTGGTTCTCGCTTTACTTCTATTGTAACGAGCTGTGCTTTGATGGATGCAAAACTGTGTGTAAATAGAATAGTTAGCATGAAAATGAGTTTCATCACTACAAATAATTTTGTGGAATAGCTGTGGCATAGCCAGCTATTCCATGCAGCATTTTTTTTGTACATTTGAATATTAGGTTATAATGAATGAATTTTTGCGAATTTTACCTAATGTTAAGCTATCGCTTTTCTATCAG
This Olivibacter sp. SDN3 DNA region includes the following protein-coding sequences:
- a CDS encoding TonB-dependent receptor, which translates into the protein MYKKNAAWNSWLCHSYSTKLFVVMKLIFMLTILFTHSFASIKAQLVTIEVKREPVKAVLLKLSKISGYDFIYNADLIRELPKVTLNVKREPIEKVLAQCFAPLQIDIVSREDETIVIKLKEAIPPSNIYTSYNLQQLIIEGRVLDQQGDPLEGVSVIVKDQPKIGTATDKDGYYTLKVTSGNTLVFSYTGYQRVEETINNRTQINMTLIEHESALDEVVVVGYGSVKRGDLTGAVSTVGEKDIQATPIVALDRAMQGRVAGVNVTTNSARPGGATTVRIRGTGSVNAGNEPLYVIDGFPTGNLNSININDIESMEVLKDASATAIYGSRGSNGVILVTTRRGKAGQSIITYDGYYGQQSVRRKIPLLNAQQFAEFVNDAYINNGSAPYFDGSSSERPLPSSLGVGTDWQDVILRTAPIQDHQLSAMGGSDKTRYAISLGYYGQEGIVHNSDFNRYSLRANLDSDVSSRLKVGLSAQGVYTHGNNARTEVDGNTSYGSIIPSALNYSPTFPVFNEDGSYYNNSGPLNGLQADNPYAMTQEFTNKNALIRFLANSYAEFRITDDLKFRSTLGADLQANKTSSYISRLVIAGATLGGSASVASSQTINWLNENTLTYDKQFGEVHQLNALLGYTYQQSDYETATARANTFNDDFAEYHNLGAASTLVPPVSEANQWRLISYIARVNYGYDDRFLLTLTGRRDGSSRFGPNNKFGFFPSGALAWKFNNEQWMQGIQPLSDAKLRISYGLSGNQEINNYRFLANIAPYAYVLGGALLSGNAPSGITNPNLRWEKNAQLDIGLDIGLFNNRLLLTSDYYIKTTSDLLFDVGVPTNSGFSNMLQNIGRVENRGFELAINSTNIDRGGFMWTTAFNITFNRNKVLALDNRNEFRSGTASDLHNTTMTPILMRVGTPIGNFFGFRTDGIFQNEVEINASAQPNAQPGDLRYIDMNGDGVINDDDRDIIGNANPDAFGGLNNTFSYKGFDLNIFIQGTFGNEILNYGTFDQMNMTGGNNQSSRVLDRWTPENPGNTVPRANAAGGSRLLSTLHVEDGSYIRFKNISIGYTFPKKWLQSLSVSECRVYLTGQNLFTITSYTGYDPEVNRFGNATISQGIDYGAYPAAKTYLFGLNLKF